From Pseudomonas sp. G.S.17, the proteins below share one genomic window:
- a CDS encoding alpha/beta hydrolase-fold protein: MIRTLLMVLGAMLQLGFPAAHAEPVTLDGTEQWTMHSAEGREYRIMISLPEGDVPYTGGYPVIYLLDGNAYFPAFHAAKRAQKRLRGSILVAIGYPSDTPLDFVRRAFDLSPPAPPARNDPPQGGQDLFLDFIEQRLMPKVAEHFKVDQDQRSLVGHSFGGMFGVYTLFTRPTLFQHVVAVSPSLWWQDRYLLEPERAFSQRAHAGQLNLTHSSLTLLMGERDLVQAIQDARALQERLQDLSQYGLRSDFQIEPGEDHMSVQFRVPTRVLDELISTRRF, from the coding sequence ATGATTCGCACGTTATTGATGGTGTTGGGCGCCATGCTGCAGCTTGGTTTCCCTGCCGCCCACGCAGAACCGGTGACCCTGGACGGTACCGAACAGTGGACGATGCACAGCGCGGAGGGCCGCGAGTATCGCATCATGATCAGCCTGCCTGAGGGCGATGTGCCGTACACCGGCGGTTATCCGGTGATATATCTGCTTGACGGCAACGCCTATTTTCCAGCCTTCCATGCAGCCAAACGGGCGCAGAAACGGCTGCGTGGTTCGATTCTGGTGGCTATCGGATACCCAAGCGACACGCCGCTGGATTTCGTGCGGCGGGCGTTTGACCTGTCACCGCCTGCGCCGCCTGCGCGCAACGACCCGCCGCAAGGTGGGCAGGATCTGTTCCTCGACTTCATTGAACAGCGCCTGATGCCGAAAGTGGCCGAGCATTTCAAGGTCGATCAGGATCAGCGCAGTCTGGTGGGGCATTCCTTTGGTGGCATGTTCGGTGTTTATACGCTGTTCACCCGGCCGACACTGTTCCAGCATGTGGTAGCGGTGAGCCCAAGCCTCTGGTGGCAAGATCGCTACCTGCTGGAGCCCGAGCGTGCCTTCAGCCAACGCGCGCATGCCGGACAGTTGAACCTGACCCACAGCAGCCTGACGCTATTGATGGGCGAGCGCGATCTTGTCCAGGCCATCCAGGATGCCCGCGCCTTGCAAGAGCGGCTGCAGGATTTGTCGCAGTATGGGCTGCGTAGCGACTTCCAGATCGAGCCGGGCGAGGATCACATGTCGGTGCAGTTTCGTGTTCCCACGCGGGTGCTTGATGAGTTGATCAGCACCCGGCGTTTTTGA
- a CDS encoding sigma-70 family RNA polymerase sigma factor: protein MSLHETDSIVSLDILYGTHRGWLQGWLRRSLGCSQQAADLVQDTFLRLLVRGQPISARAPRALLVRIARGLVIDHWRRDALERAYLEALAQLPEASHPSPEVRHEALQCLERIARLLDGLKPAVREAFLLYQLGDLSHAQVAQALGVSSRTVERHVASALMHCYRVCFEAPQ from the coding sequence ATGTCGCTCCATGAAACGGATTCGATCGTTTCTCTCGATATTTTGTATGGCACGCATCGCGGCTGGCTGCAGGGCTGGTTGCGGCGCTCGTTGGGGTGCTCGCAGCAAGCGGCGGATCTGGTCCAGGACACTTTTTTGCGTTTGCTGGTGCGCGGTCAACCGATCAGCGCTCGTGCACCGCGTGCGCTGTTGGTACGTATCGCCCGAGGTCTGGTGATCGACCATTGGCGGCGCGATGCATTGGAACGAGCCTATCTTGAGGCGCTGGCGCAGTTGCCCGAGGCCAGCCATCCATCACCTGAGGTCCGTCATGAGGCGCTGCAATGCCTGGAGCGCATCGCGCGGCTGCTTGACGGTCTCAAGCCAGCGGTACGCGAAGCGTTTCTGTTGTATCAGCTCGGTGACCTGAGCCATGCCCAGGTAGCTCAGGCGCTGGGGGTTTCCAGTCGTACCGTTGAGCGGCATGTGGCGAGCGCCCTGATGCATTGCTATCGAGTGTGCTTTGAGGCGCCACAGTGA
- a CDS encoding TRAP transporter small permease, translating to MKELLKLYFLVLKVVIIACLICITALIFTNVVLRYGFNSGLFFTEEISRLAFVWLVFAGSQLMLHEKGHIGVDILTSRVSPRTAKHLLTLTYLLMLFTTSLFLQGSWKQTLINLHVGAPSTGVSMGLFYGAGLVFCVLSTILLCAQLVKHLATPAGVPLSSTAHGVLK from the coding sequence ATGAAAGAACTCCTGAAACTCTATTTTCTAGTGCTGAAGGTGGTGATCATTGCGTGCCTGATTTGTATCACTGCGCTGATCTTCACCAACGTAGTGTTGCGCTACGGCTTCAATTCCGGCTTGTTCTTCACTGAAGAAATTTCCAGGCTGGCATTCGTCTGGCTCGTATTCGCCGGCTCCCAACTCATGCTTCATGAAAAAGGCCATATCGGCGTCGATATCCTGACCAGCCGTGTCTCGCCCCGAACAGCCAAACACTTATTGACGTTGACCTATCTGCTGATGCTGTTCACAACCTCGCTGTTTCTCCAGGGCAGCTGGAAGCAGACACTGATCAACCTGCATGTGGGTGCCCCTTCCACCGGAGTTTCCATGGGGTTGTTCTATGGCGCCGGGTTGGTGTTTTGCGTCTTGAGCACCATCCTGCTCTGCGCTCAATTGGTGAAACACCTGGCCACACCGGCTGGCGTGCCGCTGTCCTCAACCGCACACGGGGTGCTCAAATAA
- a CDS encoding TRAP transporter substrate-binding protein, with product MNKQLTVLAALLLASSLSFAAEYNARTIKFAATSPKGTPPAIGMELFAKKVNERSGGKIKIRTFPNGVLGGDVQVLSSLQGNVVEMMTWNAGLMLNHVTDFGILDFPFIYNDMAKVDAMLDGEVGKMLIDQLPAKNLVGLAFWELGVRNLTNNVRPVQKMEDIAGLKIRAQQSPLFLDAWTALGANPTPLPFTEVHTALETHTVDGQENPAALILASRFNEVQKYLSLTQHNYNPQIVLISKPFWDTLNVDEKALLTEVAMEVRLEQREISRQADSTTIAELRSSGMQVNELAPEEIARIQQKVRPVIEKYAAQINPELVSKVYKAMDYQPQ from the coding sequence ATGAACAAGCAACTCACCGTTCTTGCTGCCCTATTGCTGGCCAGCAGTTTGAGCTTCGCCGCCGAATACAACGCGCGCACGATCAAGTTTGCCGCAACCAGCCCGAAGGGAACGCCGCCGGCAATCGGCATGGAGCTGTTTGCCAAAAAGGTCAACGAACGCAGCGGAGGCAAGATCAAGATACGAACCTTCCCCAATGGAGTGCTGGGTGGCGACGTACAGGTGCTCTCCTCATTGCAGGGTAACGTGGTGGAAATGATGACCTGGAACGCCGGCCTGATGCTCAATCATGTGACCGACTTCGGCATTCTCGACTTCCCCTTTATCTACAACGATATGGCCAAGGTCGACGCCATGCTGGATGGCGAAGTCGGCAAGATGCTGATCGACCAGTTACCGGCGAAAAACCTGGTCGGCCTGGCGTTCTGGGAGTTGGGCGTGCGCAACCTGACCAACAACGTCCGGCCAGTGCAGAAAATGGAAGACATCGCTGGCCTGAAGATTCGCGCGCAACAATCGCCCTTGTTCCTGGACGCCTGGACCGCACTCGGCGCGAATCCAACACCCCTGCCCTTCACCGAAGTTCACACCGCACTCGAGACCCACACGGTGGACGGCCAGGAAAACCCGGCGGCACTGATCCTCGCCTCAAGGTTCAATGAAGTTCAGAAATACCTGAGTCTGACTCAGCACAATTACAACCCGCAGATTGTTCTGATCAGCAAGCCCTTCTGGGACACATTGAATGTGGATGAGAAGGCGCTGCTCACGGAGGTCGCCATGGAAGTGCGCCTTGAGCAACGCGAAATTTCCCGCCAGGCCGACAGCACAACGATTGCCGAACTGCGCAGCTCCGGCATGCAAGTCAACGAGCTGGCTCCCGAAGAGATCGCGCGCATTCAGCAAAAGGTCCGTCCTGTGATCGAAAAATACGCCGCGCAGATCAATCCCGAACTGGTGAGCAAAGTCTACAAGGCCATGGATTACCAGCCGCAATAA
- a CDS encoding carbon-nitrogen hydrolase family protein — protein sequence MKISVAQIHPVAGNPLQTIDKVAQLSRQAAEEGSRLIAFAECLLTGGSFDSREELEEGAISLNALDPLLAATAETGIHIVVGFYEKYADSIFNTAALIGPKGIIGLHRKRHLPFMIGDRFTDRPAEWTPPVFDTEIGRIGLAICYEIRFPEVIRTLALEGADIVILPAAWPEQARLLPDVFSTVRAAENIVYFVAPNRNDLDGGMQFIGMSHIIEPSGRTLIRAGQEDGVFSVDIDLDKARNKSLIRDPGVFEIHPFRDRLPETYRL from the coding sequence ATGAAAATTTCGGTCGCACAGATCCACCCGGTGGCTGGTAATCCGCTGCAAACCATCGACAAAGTTGCCCAACTGTCGCGTCAAGCCGCAGAAGAAGGATCGCGTCTGATCGCATTTGCCGAATGCCTGTTGACCGGAGGCTCCTTCGACAGCCGCGAAGAACTGGAAGAAGGTGCCATCAGTCTCAATGCACTTGACCCCTTGCTCGCGGCCACGGCGGAAACCGGTATCCACATTGTCGTCGGCTTCTATGAAAAATACGCCGATTCGATCTTCAATACAGCCGCACTGATCGGCCCCAAAGGGATCATAGGCCTGCATCGCAAGCGTCATCTGCCGTTCATGATCGGTGACCGCTTCACTGATCGCCCAGCAGAATGGACGCCGCCGGTATTCGACACTGAGATCGGCCGTATCGGCCTGGCCATCTGCTATGAAATCCGGTTCCCCGAAGTCATTCGCACCCTGGCACTGGAGGGCGCTGACATCGTGATCCTGCCAGCGGCCTGGCCCGAACAGGCGCGCCTGCTGCCGGACGTTTTCAGTACCGTGCGCGCGGCCGAAAACATCGTCTATTTCGTGGCCCCGAATCGTAACGACCTGGATGGCGGCATGCAGTTCATCGGCATGAGTCACATCATCGAACCTTCCGGCAGGACCTTGATCCGCGCAGGACAGGAAGATGGCGTCTTCAGCGTCGACATCGACCTGGACAAGGCGCGTAACAAGTCATTGATACGCGACCCGGGCGTGTTCGAGATACACCCCTTCCGCGACCGGCTGCCAGAGACCTATCGCCTCTGA
- a CDS encoding DUF4880 domain-containing protein — protein MSAAAERLPEGIIRTAIEWQMRVRANPSSAELHKQLHDWRRHDARHELAWQRLQQMGDLFQASQLPDAARTIPLLRRAEADLSRRRTLKLLGLGLVAGSATLLVTTAPPAWRSDFATTTGERRRVELGGAELTLNTGSAVDVRGREWLLRTGEVLVDGTDWRVRCRFAECEGRQARAVLRERDGYSEVHVERGEVLISTSFGQRRLQAGNGLGIHATQMTVLGKGPLDPFAWARGLLLVNDIRLVDFLAEAGRYRQGWLGCDNTVADLRLSGVFRLDEPEVMLRNLTHLLPVHIVERTRWWVRIMPLV, from the coding sequence GTGAGTGCGGCTGCCGAGCGCCTGCCGGAGGGCATCATCCGCACGGCCATCGAGTGGCAGATGCGCGTGCGGGCCAACCCCAGCAGTGCCGAGTTGCATAAGCAGTTGCACGACTGGCGGCGTCACGACGCCCGACATGAGCTGGCATGGCAACGCTTGCAGCAAATGGGTGACTTGTTTCAGGCCAGCCAGTTGCCTGATGCCGCACGCACCATTCCGCTGTTGCGACGGGCCGAGGCTGATCTAAGCCGTCGACGCACACTGAAGTTGCTCGGCCTCGGTTTGGTTGCGGGCAGTGCAACGCTGCTGGTCACGACAGCGCCGCCCGCCTGGCGCAGCGACTTTGCCACGACCACGGGCGAGCGTCGCCGGGTAGAGTTGGGCGGTGCTGAGCTGACGCTCAATACCGGCAGTGCAGTGGATGTGCGGGGGCGCGAGTGGCTGCTGCGTACTGGCGAGGTGCTGGTGGACGGTACCGACTGGCGTGTGCGCTGCCGTTTCGCTGAGTGTGAGGGCCGGCAGGCGAGGGCAGTGCTGCGTGAGCGTGATGGCTACAGTGAAGTCCACGTCGAGCGCGGCGAGGTGCTGATTTCCACCTCATTCGGGCAGCGCCGTCTGCAAGCGGGTAACGGGCTGGGCATTCACGCAACGCAGATGACGGTGTTGGGCAAGGGGCCGCTCGATCCCTTCGCCTGGGCCCGGGGTCTGTTGCTGGTCAACGATATCCGCCTGGTCGACTTCCTGGCTGAGGCTGGCCGTTATCGTCAGGGTTGGTTGGGCTGCGATAACACGGTGGCCGACTTGCGCCTGTCCGGCGTTTTCCGCCTTGATGAACCCGAGGTCATGCTGCGCAACCTCACTCATCTGCTGCCGGTGCACATCGTCGAGCGTACCCGTTGGTGGGTGCGCATCATGCCGCTGGTGTAA
- the kdgD gene encoding 5-dehydro-4-deoxyglucarate dehydratase, with protein sequence MTPSELQSVLSSGLLSFPLTDFDSHGEFNASGYARRLEWLAPYGTSALFAAGGTGEFFSLAADEYSAVIKTAVDTCASSVPILAGVGGSTRQAIQYAQEAERLGAKGLLLLPHYLTEASQEGVAAHVEAVCKSVKIGVVVYNRNVCRLTAPLLERLADRCPNLIGYKDGLGDIELMVSIRRRLGDRLSYLGGLPTAEVYAAAYKALGVPVYSSAVFNFVPRLAMDFYHAIAREDHIAVGKMIDDFFLPYLDIRNRKAGYAVSIVKAGARIVGHDAGPVRTPLTELSSEEYEMLAGLIEKQGKQ encoded by the coding sequence ATGACTCCATCTGAGCTTCAATCCGTTCTTTCCTCGGGGCTTCTTTCGTTCCCGCTGACTGATTTCGACAGCCACGGTGAATTCAATGCCTCCGGGTATGCGCGACGTTTGGAGTGGTTGGCTCCGTATGGCACCAGTGCGCTTTTTGCGGCGGGTGGAACCGGGGAGTTCTTTTCCCTGGCAGCTGACGAATACAGCGCGGTCATCAAGACTGCTGTCGATACCTGCGCCAGCAGTGTGCCGATCCTGGCGGGTGTGGGCGGGTCTACACGCCAGGCGATTCAATATGCGCAGGAAGCCGAGCGATTGGGAGCCAAAGGGTTATTGTTGCTCCCTCATTATTTGACCGAGGCGAGTCAGGAGGGGGTGGCTGCGCATGTTGAAGCCGTGTGCAAATCCGTCAAGATCGGTGTCGTTGTCTACAACCGCAATGTGTGTCGTCTCACCGCGCCGCTTCTGGAGCGATTGGCGGATCGCTGTCCGAACCTGATCGGCTACAAGGATGGTCTGGGCGATATTGAATTGATGGTCTCGATCCGTCGCCGCCTCGGTGATCGTCTTTCGTACCTGGGTGGTCTGCCGACAGCTGAGGTCTACGCTGCGGCCTACAAGGCGCTTGGCGTTCCGGTTTACTCTTCGGCGGTATTCAACTTTGTACCCAGACTGGCGATGGATTTTTATCATGCGATTGCCAGGGAAGATCATATTGCCGTTGGCAAAATGATCGACGACTTCTTCCTGCCCTATCTGGACATCCGTAACCGCAAGGCCGGTTACGCGGTAAGTATCGTCAAGGCCGGTGCAAGAATTGTCGGTCATGACGCAGGTCCGGTGCGTACTCCGCTCACCGAACTGTCTTCAGAAGAGTACGAAATGCTCGCCGGGCTGATAGAAAAGCAAGGCAAACAATAA
- a CDS encoding TonB-dependent siderophore receptor, giving the protein MFFARLPLRAIAPFPSRTLPKAVCLALALLGGAASLPVQAAASNTGQAAAPSIPAGSLQQALSTFAERAGITLSYSPETVRGMSSPGLPGGGSLDEGLAKLLAGSGLVAQKTSSGYVVLPGKTDTSYQLEPTNIDAASVQSAFAPVAGYFASNASSATKSDKPILETAQSISVVTAEQIADRQVDRVEDAVAYSAGVRVGSSGLDPRFDMISVRGFETTIGADFLDGLRQPGSGWLSLYSTEAYNLERIEVLKGPASVLYGQISPGGMVNRVSKRPSLLAKNEVQVQSGNYNHQQAQFDVGGRLDEAGDVLFRTVGVYRDAENYIEQLNNDTRLLAPSLSWEIDPDTRLTVLAQYQERETGASPMLYQDGDHLSNFWQGDEYFDKLKQRQWTLGYEFEHAFNDTFSVQQNLRYGQVNTTNQYLQPSDAGDGHTLNRSAIGVYEDMSSLSTDTRLVSRFATGNLQHTLVTGMDYAWIDTSLLYAMGEAPSIDRYAPNYHQPVDRPTTSLADEDGLEHRSGLYMQDQIELNQWRLSAGLRRDWVKVRRSNNLSGDNSNTNDSATTGQVGVLYLFDNGLAPYVSYATSFRPESGTDASGEPYKPTKGEQYEVGLKYQPPGTSTMLTGSLYHLTQTNVRTRDLANPLNSIQTGEQVSRGLELEAVSDLSDRLRMTASYSFNDPEVTRSNDGNEGKAPMNVPRHLASLWLNYRLPMGLGLSGGARYTGSNYGNAANTVKNEDYTLIDAGVHYDFGGAMDGVRLALNGRNLSDKRYINCQEGYCYRGEARSVVTSLSYRW; this is encoded by the coding sequence ATGTTCTTTGCCAGACTGCCTCTGCGTGCCATTGCCCCGTTCCCGTCCCGCACTCTGCCAAAGGCTGTATGCCTGGCGTTGGCCTTGCTCGGGGGCGCGGCGAGCCTGCCGGTTCAGGCGGCAGCGTCGAATACCGGGCAGGCAGCGGCCCCGAGCATTCCTGCCGGGTCGTTGCAGCAGGCGCTCAGCACCTTCGCCGAGCGGGCCGGTATTACCCTGTCTTATTCTCCGGAGACGGTGCGCGGCATGAGCAGCCCAGGCCTGCCGGGCGGCGGATCGCTGGACGAGGGCCTGGCGAAGCTGCTTGCCGGTAGCGGTCTGGTCGCGCAAAAGACCTCATCCGGCTATGTGGTGCTGCCCGGCAAGACCGACACCAGCTATCAACTTGAACCCACCAACATCGATGCCGCATCGGTTCAGAGTGCGTTCGCGCCAGTGGCAGGCTATTTCGCCAGCAATGCCAGCAGCGCCACCAAGAGCGACAAGCCGATCCTGGAAACCGCGCAGAGCATCAGTGTCGTAACGGCCGAGCAGATCGCTGATCGCCAGGTCGACCGGGTCGAAGATGCCGTGGCTTACAGCGCGGGTGTGCGGGTCGGCAGCTCGGGGCTGGACCCGCGCTTCGACATGATCAGTGTCCGTGGTTTCGAGACCACCATCGGCGCCGACTTTCTCGATGGCCTGCGCCAGCCGGGCAGTGGCTGGTTGTCCTTGTACTCCACCGAGGCCTACAACCTGGAGCGCATTGAAGTGCTCAAGGGGCCGGCCTCGGTGCTCTACGGGCAGATCAGCCCCGGCGGCATGGTCAATCGGGTGAGCAAGCGGCCGAGCCTGCTGGCGAAAAACGAAGTGCAGGTGCAGTCCGGCAACTACAACCACCAACAGGCGCAGTTCGATGTGGGCGGGCGCCTGGATGAAGCGGGGGATGTGCTGTTCCGTACGGTTGGCGTGTACCGCGATGCAGAAAACTATATCGAACAGTTGAACAACGATACCCGCCTGCTGGCACCTTCGCTGAGCTGGGAGATCGACCCCGACACTCGCCTGACCGTGCTGGCGCAGTATCAGGAACGCGAGACCGGTGCTTCGCCGATGCTGTATCAGGACGGCGATCATCTCTCCAATTTCTGGCAGGGTGACGAGTACTTTGACAAGCTCAAACAACGTCAGTGGACGCTGGGTTATGAGTTCGAACATGCGTTCAACGATACCTTCAGCGTGCAGCAGAACCTGCGTTACGGTCAGGTGAACACCACCAATCAGTACCTCCAGCCCAGCGACGCCGGCGATGGCCATACCCTCAACCGCTCAGCCATTGGTGTCTACGAAGACATGTCATCGCTGTCTACCGATACCCGCTTAGTGAGTCGCTTCGCTACCGGAAATCTGCAACACACGCTGGTCACCGGCATGGACTATGCGTGGATCGACACGTCGCTGTTGTATGCCATGGGCGAGGCACCCTCCATCGATCGTTACGCGCCGAACTATCACCAGCCGGTTGATCGGCCCACGACTTCCCTGGCTGACGAGGACGGGCTGGAGCATCGCAGCGGCCTGTATATGCAGGATCAGATCGAACTCAACCAATGGCGCCTGTCGGCCGGACTGCGCCGTGACTGGGTCAAGGTGCGTCGCTCGAACAACCTGAGTGGCGATAACAGCAACACGAATGATTCGGCGACCACCGGCCAGGTTGGCGTGCTTTACCTGTTCGACAATGGCCTGGCGCCGTACGTCAGCTATGCCACGTCGTTCCGGCCCGAAAGTGGGACCGACGCCAGTGGCGAACCCTACAAGCCGACCAAGGGCGAGCAGTACGAAGTGGGCCTCAAGTACCAGCCGCCGGGCACCAGCACGATGCTGACGGGCTCGCTCTACCATCTGACGCAAACCAATGTGCGTACTCGTGATTTGGCCAATCCCCTCAACAGCATACAAACGGGCGAGCAGGTATCCCGTGGCCTGGAACTGGAGGCGGTTTCCGACCTGAGTGATCGCCTGCGGATGACGGCGAGCTACAGCTTCAACGATCCCGAAGTCACCCGCAGCAATGACGGCAATGAAGGCAAGGCACCGATGAATGTGCCGCGTCATCTGGCCTCGCTCTGGCTGAATTACCGCCTGCCCATGGGCCTTGGGCTGTCCGGCGGCGCGCGCTACACCGGCAGCAACTACGGCAATGCCGCCAACACCGTGAAGAACGAGGACTACACCCTGATCGATGCTGGCGTGCATTACGACTTCGGTGGCGCTATGGACGGTGTACGTCTGGCGCTGAATGGTCGCAACCTGTCCGACAAGCGCTACATCAATTGCCAGGAAGGCTATTGCTACCGGGGTGAGGCGCGCAGTGTCGTCACCAGCCTGAGCTATCGCTGGTAA
- a CDS encoding TRAP transporter large permease subunit yields MALGVFVGVLMAALLIGAPIAYALILCGVALMWLLGLFDGQIIAQNIINSAGSFPLLAIPLFIIAGEVMNSGGLSKRIINLAISLVGHMRGGLGYVTIFAGVLLSSLSGSALADAASLTALLLPMMVIAGYNRNRSGGLIASVSVLGSIIPPSIGFVVLGVASGLSITKLFLAGIAPGLMIATALVIAWWLVSRRDNDVELSPKASGKERLKALADSTWALLLPVIIVAGLRFGLVTPTEAGAVASVYALLVSSLIYRELSLKSFSELLMRAGKTTAAVMFLVAAASIPAWMITIADIPGQIIELIQPFMDNPKLLIVVLMLLILVISMVMDLTPTILLLAPILVPVVTAANIDPIYFGVLFMINCSIGLITPPVGTVLNVVCGIGNMRYEALLKGTVPFLIAEVIVLFLLVIFPELVTVPAQWFAH; encoded by the coding sequence ATGGCCTTGGGCGTTTTTGTCGGCGTGCTGATGGCCGCCTTGCTCATAGGCGCGCCAATCGCCTATGCACTGATCCTCTGCGGCGTAGCCCTGATGTGGCTGCTCGGGTTGTTCGACGGCCAGATCATCGCGCAGAACATCATCAACTCGGCGGGCAGCTTTCCGTTGCTGGCCATTCCTCTGTTCATCATCGCCGGTGAGGTCATGAACAGCGGCGGCCTGTCCAAGCGCATCATCAACCTGGCCATTTCTCTGGTCGGCCATATGCGCGGCGGCCTTGGTTACGTCACCATCTTCGCCGGGGTACTGCTCTCCAGCCTGTCCGGGTCGGCACTGGCCGACGCGGCGTCGCTGACGGCGCTGTTGCTCCCGATGATGGTCATTGCAGGTTACAACCGCAATCGATCCGGCGGCCTGATCGCCTCGGTCTCGGTGCTCGGCTCGATCATCCCGCCCAGCATCGGCTTTGTCGTGCTGGGGGTCGCTTCCGGTTTGTCGATCACCAAACTGTTCCTGGCGGGGATCGCCCCAGGGCTGATGATCGCCACTGCGCTAGTCATCGCCTGGTGGCTGGTGTCACGCCGTGACAACGACGTCGAACTGAGTCCGAAGGCCTCTGGCAAGGAACGTCTCAAGGCCCTGGCCGACAGCACCTGGGCGCTATTGTTGCCAGTGATCATCGTGGCCGGCCTGCGCTTCGGCTTAGTGACACCTACCGAGGCGGGCGCAGTGGCGAGTGTCTATGCGCTGCTCGTGTCATCGCTGATCTACCGTGAACTAAGCCTGAAATCATTCAGCGAGCTGCTGATGCGCGCAGGAAAGACTACTGCGGCTGTCATGTTCCTGGTCGCCGCAGCCTCGATCCCGGCCTGGATGATTACCATCGCGGACATCCCGGGGCAGATCATCGAGCTCATTCAACCCTTCATGGACAACCCGAAACTGCTGATCGTGGTGTTAATGCTGTTGATTCTAGTGATCTCCATGGTGATGGACCTGACACCGACGATTTTGCTGCTGGCGCCGATCCTCGTCCCGGTAGTGACCGCTGCGAACATCGACCCGATCTACTTCGGCGTGCTGTTCATGATCAATTGCTCCATCGGCCTGATAACACCGCCCGTGGGCACGGTGCTCAACGTCGTCTGTGGAATCGGCAACATGCGCTACGAAGCGCTGCTCAAAGGCACCGTCCCGTTCCTGATCGCCGAAGTCATCGTTCTCTTCCTTCTGGTGATCTTCCCCGAGCTGGTGACTGTTCCGGCGCAATGGTTCGCCCACTAA